A stretch of the Streptosporangium sp. NBC_01755 genome encodes the following:
- a CDS encoding polyprenyl synthetase family protein, with protein sequence MTAVIPPSVTAARELVEPVLRDAVARLDPLTSRVAAYHLGWADPAGLPVASGGKALRPALAMLSARAAGGNAEQGLPVAAAVELVHAFSLLHDDIMDGDRMRRHRPAAWTVFGCSAAILAGDALLSLAAELLLDGDGLPCLRAARHLAVATRELIAGQALDLEFEQLAEVSLAECRRMSTQKTGSLLACACSIGATVMNGPAPLIAGLTAFGTQAGLAFQLVDDLLGIWGSPETTGKPVLSDLRARKKSLPIVAALTSDTPAGRRLARLLAAPEPLSESDLHDAARLVEEAGGRSWAETEAKHRLDVAEHHLAGADMPPDVRAEFLDIVRFLTSRGH encoded by the coding sequence GTGACGGCGGTCATCCCACCCTCGGTCACGGCCGCCCGCGAACTCGTGGAGCCGGTACTCCGGGACGCGGTGGCCCGGCTCGACCCGCTGACCTCGCGCGTCGCCGCCTACCATCTCGGCTGGGCCGACCCTGCGGGCCTGCCCGTCGCCTCCGGCGGCAAGGCGCTACGCCCCGCGCTGGCCATGCTGTCGGCGAGGGCGGCGGGGGGAAACGCGGAGCAGGGCCTGCCGGTCGCCGCCGCGGTGGAACTCGTGCACGCGTTCTCGCTGCTGCACGACGACATCATGGACGGCGACCGGATGCGTCGGCACCGGCCGGCCGCGTGGACCGTCTTCGGCTGCTCCGCGGCCATCCTCGCCGGCGACGCCCTGCTCTCGCTCGCGGCGGAGCTGCTGCTTGACGGAGACGGCCTCCCCTGCCTGCGGGCCGCACGGCACCTGGCCGTCGCCACCCGGGAGCTGATCGCCGGCCAAGCGCTCGACCTGGAGTTCGAACAGCTCGCCGAGGTGAGCCTGGCGGAGTGCCGGCGGATGTCCACGCAGAAGACCGGCTCCCTGCTGGCCTGTGCCTGCTCGATCGGTGCGACGGTGATGAACGGCCCCGCTCCGCTGATCGCCGGCCTGACGGCGTTCGGAACCCAGGCCGGCCTGGCCTTCCAGCTCGTCGACGACCTGCTGGGCATCTGGGGCAGCCCCGAGACGACCGGCAAGCCGGTCCTTTCCGACCTGCGTGCCCGCAAGAAGTCGCTGCCGATCGTCGCCGCGCTCACCAGCGACACACCGGCCGGCCGGCGGCTCGCCCGCCTGCTGGCCGCTCCTGAGCCGCTCTCCGAGTCCGACCTGCACGACGCCGCCCGGCTCGTGGAGGAGGCGGGCGGGCGGTCCTGGGCCGAGACCGAGGCCAAACACCGGCTCGACGTCGCCGAACACCATCTCGCCGGCGCGGACATGCCCCCGGACGTTCGCGCCGAATTCCTGGAC
- the hpnE gene encoding hydroxysqualene dehydroxylase HpnE, whose translation MSPAPVAIVGGGLAGIAAAVALGEAGHRVTLYEARPRLGGATCSFVRNGLSVDNGQHVFLRCCTAYRGLLDRLGVAGRVHLQDRFDVRVLTPAGRCGRLRRGVLPGPFHLLPALAGYQLLKPADRLRAMRVSLALRRLDPADPALDLTDLGSWLTAHGQRERARHALWELFAMAALNVGVEGAALGPAAMVFKTALLGRAGAADIGVPAVPLGELHGTAARAAIERRGGAVRLSAKVTAIEPDSVIVDGSRVEASAVIVATAHEQAAALVPEEAAPGRERWRGLNASPIVNVHVVYDRRVTRVPFAAVVDSPVQWVFDKTRAAGLCEGQYLAVSVSAADRWIDTSTARVRATFVPALEQIFPGARQARIIDFFVTRERRATFRQCPGSGALRPEAATRWPGLFLAGAWTDTGWPDTMEAAVRSGLNATCLVRRHLKRDFAR comes from the coding sequence ATGAGCCCCGCTCCGGTCGCGATCGTCGGCGGCGGGCTGGCGGGCATCGCCGCCGCCGTCGCGCTCGGGGAGGCCGGTCACCGCGTGACGTTGTACGAGGCCCGGCCGAGGCTGGGTGGCGCCACCTGCTCCTTCGTCAGGAACGGGCTGAGCGTCGACAACGGCCAGCACGTGTTCCTCCGCTGCTGCACGGCCTATCGCGGCCTGCTCGACCGGCTCGGCGTCGCCGGACGCGTACACCTGCAGGACCGGTTCGACGTGCGGGTGCTCACCCCGGCGGGGCGATGCGGGCGGCTGAGGCGCGGGGTGCTGCCCGGGCCGTTCCACCTGCTGCCCGCGCTGGCCGGATACCAGCTGCTCAAGCCCGCCGACCGGCTGCGCGCGATGCGGGTCTCACTCGCCCTTCGCCGCCTCGACCCGGCCGACCCCGCGCTGGACCTGACCGATCTCGGGAGCTGGCTGACCGCCCACGGGCAACGCGAGCGCGCACGACACGCCCTCTGGGAGCTGTTCGCGATGGCGGCCCTGAACGTCGGGGTCGAGGGCGCGGCCCTGGGACCCGCGGCGATGGTCTTCAAGACCGCGCTGCTCGGCCGGGCGGGAGCCGCCGACATCGGTGTTCCCGCCGTGCCCCTCGGCGAGCTGCACGGCACCGCGGCCCGGGCCGCCATCGAACGGCGCGGCGGTGCCGTACGCCTGTCGGCGAAGGTCACCGCCATCGAGCCGGACTCGGTGATCGTGGACGGCAGCCGGGTCGAGGCGTCCGCCGTCATCGTCGCCACGGCGCACGAGCAGGCCGCGGCCCTGGTCCCCGAAGAGGCCGCCCCCGGCAGAGAGCGCTGGCGCGGCCTGAACGCGAGCCCGATCGTCAACGTGCACGTCGTCTACGACCGGAGGGTCACCCGGGTGCCGTTCGCGGCGGTCGTGGACTCGCCCGTGCAGTGGGTGTTCGACAAGACCCGGGCCGCGGGACTGTGCGAAGGCCAGTACCTCGCGGTCTCGGTCTCCGCGGCGGACCGGTGGATCGACACGTCCACCGCGCGGGTGCGAGCCACGTTCGTACCCGCGCTTGAGCAGATCTTCCCGGGAGCGCGGCAGGCGCGAATCATCGACTTCTTCGTCACGAGAGAACGTCGCGCCACCTTCCGCCAGTGCCCCGGCAGTGGCGCGCTCCGCCCCGAGGCCGCCACCCGGTGGCCCGGACTGTTTCTCGCCGGCGCGTGGACCGACACGGGCTGGCCCGACACGATGGAGGCTGCCGTGCGCAGCGGACTCAACGCGACCTGTCTGGTCAGGCGTCATCTGAAGAGGGACTTCGCCCGGTGA